In Acinonyx jubatus isolate Ajub_Pintada_27869175 chromosome B3, VMU_Ajub_asm_v1.0, whole genome shotgun sequence, a genomic segment contains:
- the PIERCE2 gene encoding piercer of microtubule wall 2 protein, with amino-acid sequence MTEYDWDKKSASASNSDTEMKPEQLPPCVNPGNPVFSCMLDPKTLHTATSLSKPKMIMYKTSSSNYGEFLPMPQFFPCNYSPKEQVFSSHIRATGFYQNNTLNTAPDRTRTLDFPNFQHTL; translated from the exons ATGACCGAGTACGACTGG gaCAAGAAAAGTGCTTCAGCTTCAAATTCAGACACAGAAATGAAACCTGAACAACTTCCCCCTTGTGTGAACCCTGGAAATCCTGTGTTTTCATGTATGTTGGACCCAAAGACACTCCATACAGCTACCTCACTATCAAAACCTAAGATGATTATGTATAAAACCAGTTCAAGTAATTATGGTGAATTTTTACCTATGCCACAGTTTTTTCCCTGCAATTATAGTCCAAAGGAACAAGTATTTTCAAGCCATATCAGAGCTActggattttatcaaaataatactcTAAACACTGCACCTGACAGAACCAGAACCCTTGATTTTCCTAATTTTCAACACACtctatga